The Microplitis mediator isolate UGA2020A chromosome 4, iyMicMedi2.1, whole genome shotgun sequence nucleotide sequence agttcatttttctctctttctatagatatatatatacaaatatatgtatagtattttCTTACACCCCCGTTAAAGTACACATTCACATCCACTTAAAGTCCTCTTGAACTTTAAGTCTCACACACGAAACCTCTTGTGTTCTATTGAGTCGGTCCAActgatcttttttttaacgctACTCACTTACTTACTTTCTTCCattcttttttattgtttttcaaCTCTATGGGTCTTGGTACCCCACTTATGGCTTACCGAGTACAAGTTGCGTGGTACTTTTGACTGGCAATACTAAGTACCGCGTCTGAAAAGTTAATAAAGGTACAAAATGTACGATCGCTAACAAAAAATAGTGGCGTGTTTCTTTACGATAACATTGCTTGCTTcggactttttttattattgttttatttttatttatcagtactttatttatatcataaataGTTAAATCGTTATCACgaattgatttataatttttaaataattcattttatttaattgacaaaATATAGGGGAGAGGGGGCAAAACGGTGTatctccaaaattttataaagaatttttttttttaagtttttcaaatattccaaaattactttcgtaaatataatgaaacattattttgaattttttagttaaaatttttcaaaaatcgagtttcagtcaaaaaatgttaatgagtttcgtattatgataaaaactacacggagaaaagAAAATGGTAATATTTACACTCTACATGGTAATCAGTCCTATTTTTTAAAGCATAGGAATCGATACTATGTAGCatgggaatgattaccattaTTCTGGTAATATTTACCATACTACATAGTAATCATGCTACTGGTAAATATTACTTTGTAGCATAGTAATCAAAGGCATGCTAGAATGGTACTGAGTCCCATGCTGTATAGCGTGAAAgcagtttaaatattaagcgCTGCTATATAGTATATACGTCCAATATAACCTGTACATATATTAATCTTAATTACTACTTATatcaatgaatattattttaatgaacatTATCAATCATACAAAACTCAAGTATTATTTGATAAGTATCATTGTCTATTGTATTCCGatttaaaatgttattctACCACACGTGTCGTCACTACTGCAGATGAAAAAATGTATGTTCCAAAGCGCTggatttactatttttaatttagataattgttaactttttctacattaataattcataattttacttataataaaaaattaattaaatgtattttcaataaataattaaattattatcatatttttctgaaaaaaggAACCCATGTTAAAAGATGTTAATTTGAATACttcttgttttatttaaaaatttttttaatcagttaaaaatgtatttattattaattaaataacccaatttttaagttataaaaccttattttaatattaactgTACTACCTTGAATTGAAAGCAGTTTCATtgtaacagggtaaaatagattcccatgactatttattaatttcaaaaattggatTTGTCCACGGTCGATAACGGGTCCTAATTATAACTCGGTTTAGTAAATTAAGTGATTCGAcatgtcaccgggtgtcgctaATCAGTGAGACCCGAACATCCGCCCCTCTCTTTGACTAATTTAGTAGGGATGAGTTTTCCGGGGTAAATCAAAGAGACCCGAATCGAAGAGTTATAAGGGAGTGAAATGCCAAAAATCGAGAGAGTTCGTTGGACATCCAGAGAGTCAGTCGGACGACCGAAGGCGATGGACGCCAAGTGAAGACAAGAGTAAGTGAACGACTAAAGTGATCAAACACATTGTAATACAAGGTTATCTAGTACAttgtgaattaaataataccaTTGTGACGGAAGCAAAAATACGAGGACGAAAGCCGGACAACGGAAACCTGAAAACTCAACTAACATCGAGAGATTGGTAGCAGCCCGGAGCGGATCATCACTATAAGTTCCAAGGATTGCTGAATTAAAATTggaggtaaattataattaattcaggCCGCTGATTAATTGTATTAATctggcaaattaattataatacattacttaatatctttccgttgATCTCGCGTAAAGAAACGGATAGTtcaggctctccagccgttcAATCTCGTGTTCTCGAAAGTTCTATTGCGTCTCGTTTTGTCGCCATTAAGTGTCCGAAACTCTGTAGTATTTATTCAAGGCTCTAAAgccagaataaaataaagttgtcGCGTAAATAATccggtaattaaaattattaatttattaatttattccaggctctccagccgttataaattaatttattaattgatcttaagattaatacaggctggaatttattccgtcggccgcattaattctaagattcattaatttactcgaattaCTCGAATCAACGTCAATAAAATCGGGAACCGTGTGACGCCAATTCACCGGCCTAAAATTCTAGTCAACCCGAAATCAAATTCTAGTCATTACgtcattattaaattaattttaagttaattaaaatatctaaaatttaattaaaagatactagagtttgggtaaattaaattgtgagtaaaagtgaaacggattattttaaaagtgaaataaattattgtgaaaattgtcAGTGGAAAAATTaggaattgaaaataataattgtataagaattgtggcaaattaattataaaattttaatccgagAAAGTTAATtaggaaaatttataagtgaaaaaaagattaattaatttatgaattatattaaacaaaaaataaattaattaattggaaaGGACAGTAAATCatagaatgaaaaattttatattgagtatGGGAAATTATGAAGTGTTGAAAAATTGAGTGAGAAAGTTAATGAGTAGAGTCACTTAGTTATagagtcaagttagagtaaaataaactgtgtctgtgatgtaagtccggtggacaaaatATAAGTTAGGTTTAGGATATGTCCGGTGGACACTAGAAATAAGAAAATGCGGGTTAACGtcctgtggacggttttttaaaagtagaatttaaggaaaataaggtttaacgtccggtggacggttttttttaaaggtGTATTAAGGTtaaaggtttaacgtccggtggacggttttttaatgagagtgtgtgtgtgtgagagtGTGGAAAACGTCCGGGAGACGTAgtaaaaattagtttgtcataagaatattagtttgtcataagtacacgtccaggggacgcatttagtttgtcataagtaattaattgttataaaaaggttaaataaataataagcaaggtgcttaaggttattaaaattaaaagtaaagtttaaataaatttatttcagcctgttcactattcctctcctctctcacaaaatataaaatttacgaacgaccctgagcatataaaataaatacaattaacatccggttctggaaggccgagtccatcttccagtggcgccctaatattcgaccataatacttaggtgcgaccagacttggcaagctaaaCACTCTGTCATATCATcgaaattgtaataattctAATGTAGCACAGGAATTATTCCAATGTAGCATATGAATGATTCCCATGCTAGCATGGTTAGCGTTACCATTCAAAATCGGACAAACTACGatgtcaaataaataatacggcTAAAAAACTTGCGTTACCATGCTTcattgtaataattactatgttacattcGAGAATATACCATTTACTTCTCTCcgtgcattaaaaatttttttgtcttcctttgtatccaataattatgtgaAATGTGAATTTGTCTTGATGTGAATTAcatacaagaaaatttaatttaataacatttatttaatatgcaaaaatttttatttttcacctCTTTAAGGGGGTGCCCCATTTTGTccgcaaaaaatgaaaatttttttttttaacggtagctgaaaattttttctatttactttgaatatcataaaaaaaaatatttaacgtatttgagtcctcgaatgcttatttattaaatactccCCCCCCCTCCCTCAACCCtatatttaactattttatcaacaataaatacttaactaattacttttttcatcattattatcaaaGAGTCTTGACAAAGTGCATTAAAATACTGTCACTTAATCTAAATGCACCCTTTTAGACTCCATTTATCTCTAAAAAGCTTCattatgaattaatatttcttattaaaattaaaacaaaatcttcttaaactttttttttttttgttttttgttaaattgaaCGTGAAAACAAAAACTAGTGACTGAagagttaaataatattaaacgtcaaacaattaaaaatataacggTAAAGAAATAATACAAtgacatgaaaataaattatttttatggtatatattatttttttgctatttAACGTCcggcataaaaataaaaataataattacagataACTATAACTCTATTGCTTAACGCAAAAACCGGTAATAATTAAAGATATGTAGGTATGtaagtgtatatttatatatttgtaaatagtACGGTGATAAAAGTTTACTATTTTACTTTTGGAATGTCCACATTATCGCCTAAAAACAGTTAATATGGTAAGCAATAACTGCAGCTGCAGGATTATGGAGATATATTGCGACGGGACAGTTTATAACTCCGTTGTTGAATGTAAACCTATCTCAACTGTCTCTGAATGACCGTGTATTTTCACAACTAATTATACATTTCGCCatcaattatttctttttttttgttctacaacttttaaactcatttttttatttttagtagtcataaatttatctcatttatcattttattatcctgaaaattatttataaaaaatttaaaataaaaattgattttattttcttttaataaactaattagactcattaattatttaccttttatataaaataattcaaatttaacaaTAGCTGGTAGGTTGAAACGGAAAAAATCAATAGTGAACGTACATTGTatttagagtaaatttttttttgggctcAAGGGGTAAAAATCattatataatagtatattgtacaactagtgcGGTAAGTTGTCGATTGCCCACGAGAGCGAAGTTGAGCGCACGAACGAAGTGAGTGCGCTCATTCGCTCGAGTGGGTAATCGACAACACCGCACGAATTgaacacagttttttttatcattaatgcaaTATAAGTACTATCTTAGTGCTCGCTGTTTTATTCTCCAAGTAGTTTTTTGCTGATTCAACTGTTGCCGCGACATTTTTGTGGGTTAAACGATAATCTGCATGCGACaagaagtaaatttgagtgcgacaagtttacttgtcgcactcaaatttacttgtcgcacgcagataatcgtttaacgcacacaaatgtcgtggaaacagttgaatgggcaaacagctatttggcgaacaaaagagcgtgcgccaagatagcacttatattgcatgaatgataaaaaaatattaattactacgTATTATCAATGGTAGTCTCTTTGTATACACTGTGTAGTAGTATCCAAAACTAATTTAATCGAAGAACTCGCGCTATCGGCTTCCGTTACACTTttcttgtaaattaaaatagctAGACTTCTGTTTGTGCTAGCAAAGTCGTGAAGAATTCCTTACTGACATCGctggtttaattaaatttttagttttattttaaatctttccAACTGAgcggaaaattttaatttcataaaaatactataaatttgagtttttttaaactggaattttattttgaatgagaatttatgaatattagtactcgtattttatatatctatttatCTTGCCCGGATAAAAAATCAGATTCccttacacagtaaaaaatcgggtgtgaatccggagtgaatacggattttatttcaattcgaattcactccgtcactcggagtttcggagtttaaaaaaaatcactccgcataagGAATAaattgggattttttttatgggcaGAGTGACTTCGGAATGACgcagattttatttcaattcgcaTTCACCCcagtccggagttttaatactcaaacaaatttatatttaatagaaacataattatttcaataaataattgattcagatattaataattaaacttaacgTATTATGtttttgatttataaaatgttttagcaACTCactcaattataatttcatatatataatacatagtgaaagtattaaattattgaatatttatagtgacatagtttttatgggaatatttGATAACTCGGTACAATATGAAATGATATCCTGTACTGGTATGGTTGATGTAAGTCATACGACAGTTTGTGACTCAGtggaattatatttgtttaaGTTATATTATCAgttgcttataatttttaaaaatcatttcgcgTGAATATATGAGAAGGGAGctcgtaattatttccgtactcaatataaatgtcaaaatatcaaCTGCCTACCCTCATACGCTTACTatgtattagtaattttttgcacgactcatgatgcgaagtatcagagtgtgctttacgattttataattaatattttccgaaACTCTCCTTCGGAGTGAAGTTCACTAAAAGTGaatacataaaaagtcatccacttcggattcactccgcgttctccgcaaattttttacagtgtatgtattattttgttgagtgaaaaaaaatttctttaacttTTCTCGCtgaactcgataaaaaatagaaaacttAAACTctcaaaattttagaattttttttaggtggTACATCTTTGTACAATATTCGATCGTGGTACTACTTCCTCTATAAATATGTCTATAGTCGAGTATTGGATAATAAATACCCTAAGTCCGTTACTACAATAAAAGCGCGATGTTAAAATGAACTTACACCAGTGTAGCGCTGCAACTTAACGGTGTTAAAACGGTACATAAGGAGTAAATTAACTCCGATAGGAGTATGAGGGTGTGAGTATAAGTGCTTCACGATCTACAAAACAGAAAAACATAATGATAACAAAATTTCGTTAAAAtcacactgagaaaaaaattaacttttgtaaaaacaattttttctcaagtagtaaataaaaaaaaaataattttcttgatagAAGAAAATCAGAATTACGTTACagtactccaaaaaaaaagatcagcATACCTCGAGCTAAGATCGGATTTCTTCGattaagaaaatgattttgaatgaaatcttcaaattttttcaaacagggattatcagatattttcggctgagtttttttcggaaacaaaatctctaaatacaaaatacagaccgcacattgatgcactactgtctaatctagcgaagtgcgctttaattgtttgacaatattcgtttgtttaagagaaaaactcggccaaagtttccatttactgcgtaagtgcaacaaagatagtaccattcgtggacttgagtgtaatagacAGAGAAGTACGAACccctgttaaaaataaaatagattgaAAACTTTCAATagcataattttttgtaagaataatatacaatatgtttaaaagttattttttctctcaatgacattttttttctgccagtgggaattttttttttaatgtctacaacaatattttgaagtgggagtgaaaaaaaaagtcgttccaaacggaccgccctaatatatatttatatatataggtttAAATTTGAACATATTATTGATACATGTAGCGCCATCTGTTGATATACCAAGAAATACTAACAATATAATAAAGGCACAACAAACCACTGGGCATTGAACTGTCACCTGTCACCTGTCATTTCACATTTCAGTTACTAGTCTCGTTGTTAACAAACAAACAGTCAAAGCgtctcataaaataaaaaaaaataatactattaTTCAGTCAATATTTCTacaaatattatcatcattattacaatcaataagaattatttactCAATAAAATGTTACATTATTATGGCGGAACTTCATATATTTGGACGAATAGAATcagcagaaaattttaaaaaatctatattattttgtaaatggaGTTTCCATACCGGTAAGTCATTAATTTCATCTTTGTCTATAACGATTGCATAAATAAACTAAGtcattaattggaaaatcatgataataaacacaagaaataataattgattaatttattgttgacaGGAAGTGGctggaaattaataaatggaaATAGTGAAGGACAAACGCAAGAATGTCGTGATTTATATCGCAAAAAATTAGCCTGGGATCATCCTATTGATTTACATTACACAACACATACAATACAAGGTTCACCAAAATTATTGTTGCAAATTTTTTCACGTGATAATTACGGTAGAATATTGTTTACTGCTTATGGTACATGTTCAGTACCACTGATTCCGGGTTTCCATCAGATTACGTGTCATACTTGGAAACCAATCggtaagtatttaattttatccaaccgttatgtttttaattaaataagtaattaatctCTAAATAATCAGCAACCTGCATTCCCTACATTAATTCCCGAGTGTAAATTCCTAAcgtatttaatatattttaaattaaattgtttatcgAGTCATCTATTTactaaaatcatttttgaaaaaaggtACAAAACcaatttttggaattagtgGTTCAATTTGCACTTTGAATTAGtcaatattcacttattttcactaattcatgtttactGAGTATGcgataattaaaacttttttatattttttttttgtttattattcaaaattttgttcacTATTCGTAAATATATTTGCAtagaaaaatgaattagtgcaATTCACTGTGAAGTAGTGAATATGCACTGAAAACCAGTTATAATACTACTGGctgaattagtggtatacttatagctggaggaatagtgactatccactaaattgcagtaaattttactaattcatttttagggACCGTTCAGAAAATACGTTTGCACTTACTGGGGAGGAGGGGGTGTCGCTTACTGCGACAAGGGGGGTCCGGGGTTCTAAGGAAATTTGACGTTCGCAGCTCATTAAGAACcgttttcagataattttgtCCAAGCTTTTCTCTGAGATAAAAGCCCTAAACGCAAAATAAAGTCAGACACGATGTTTCACTCTATGAACTAGCGAAGTgcacttaaatttttggataATTTCGATTTGTTTACGAGAAAAACTTGGACAAAGTTCCCATTTACCCAtgtacaagtgcaacaaagatagtaccgttcaTCCACTTGAGTGCGAATAGAGAAACAAATGAAAACACGTCTTAATAATAAAGATGATAATCATTGTTCGATATTTTCTGATcggtttataattattttttttttttaaatgaaaaatccgGCCTCTGATCACTCAGTTTATTGAGATTCATATTAGAATATTTGAATGACGTTTCATTACTGAatatacacgaaaaaaaaaaataggtgctgcaacaggattttcctGTTACAGCAACAGGACACATCCTGTGGTAGCAATAGGATTTATCCTGTGGTagcaacaggacaaaatcACACCCTGCTTTCACagaaaaaatcctgttgctgcaataGGGTTTTGTCCTGTTGCTGTAACAGGAAAGTCCTGTTGTCAAAACAGGATGTGTCCTGTTGCTGTAATAGGAAAATCCTGTTGTCAcaacaggattttgtcctgttgcaacgcctatttttttttaccgtgcAGTATCATCTTCAAATTCATTAACATTAATCTACATATTACAAATATTAACGTAAGAGTTAACAtgttatgatcctgaagttagcagacaattcaaaatttttggatttttttttgaacaatcaaattcgaagaaaaaaaaaactaaaaatatgcacatgtagaaaatttaaaaaactacaggtgcaatttttccaaatattttttttcttctggtttatcgtctaaaaaaaaatccaaaaattattagacgtctgctaacttcagtatcataacaTGTTTATGTATTGTAcactgttagaagtatttatttgagccaaataagatttattaatagttaataaatgatttattaaatgagatttatttgggccaaataagccatttcttaatagttaataaatggcttatttgaatagaaagaaatgacacatgaagttcaggttataactttgaatggaatgagtgtgattgttagtaaaaatttattataatatttcattttttttatgtcttttggataataatttttatcttcaattaaCATTCATTGtgggtattattttatttaaaaaaataaaattaaacagtcctataaattatttgtcataacCTTGCTTAATTAACATCACGTGTaatttctttctattcaaataagccatttattaactattaagaaatggcttatttggcccaaataaatctcatttaataaatcatttattaactattaacaaatatttatttggctcaaataaatacttctaacagtgTATGCATGTTATAaagattatgattattaaactgtagaaaatttctagagtgaatgcggattataTTCagagtgaataaaaatattcccaTTAGAAACCAATATCCCCATAAGaatcaaaaaacgtttataaaaagttccacttgaagttctaatctgtctcaagtttagaagttccacgtgtcgaacttttttgaaatctttttggaacgaatttttttcacacgggttattttaacaataaagCTCCATATCGGAGTCTGAAATCActctacagaaaaaaaaaaattcctaattCATTCCGTATATGGAGTGATTGCTTTTAACTCGGAATCTCCGAGTGATAGATTGAATTAGAATTGatataaaatccgtattcactcccgatttttcagtgtatacttaataattttataattataggtAATTGGCAAGACAGACTGAGAGATAAATTCTTAGGTATGACATTGCAATTGAAGACACCAAGTCTTTTAGCCAACAGTACTGAtcgttttgaattattaactGAAACCGAGGGTAGTGTTAATATAAACTTTCAAATAATGAATCGTAACTTCAGTAAATTTGGTTGTctcttataataaaattatcttgaaataaattacttaaatacAAGGTTCCAAATTATTCAAGATAAAGATTTTATGTGTGAGTCAAAATAACttgacaatttattattaatacttatCCATCTTGGTtggaataatattaaaaaaaaataatgattgatTTTACGAAGTCGCCTTCGAAAACTCAACCTccattaattttgataaccGTTGTGTTaaatataatgttttataaagTCTATTGTTCAACCACTGAAAACTCTATCTCTGTAACTACATGTATTAATGAAACAGAATGTCAAAGTACATCAGAGGATATATTAATAAGTACATTGAGCACAACTGAAGATATTAATTTAGTAACTGAAGTGGTTAATAATGAATGGGAGTTAAACCAAAATGAAATGAATACTACTAAGAAAGTTAACATTTCGAAAATATTCCCATCATTCTATCCAACTTCGGCGACTAATTATAAtcctattaataaattatcaaatgatTCTATAACTGCAAATATTAATAGACAATTAATACCAATAATTAAACGCAATATTGATCCTTGCACGTGTGATTTTCAGGTaaatattacatttattttttaaataattcttttctagtattaaaatgaaatagacTATCAAGTATAATGAAatgttttgtaattttcacatacgataattaaaaatttcatgatactgaagtgaGCCGACGTCTTATCATTttggaattattttaaaaataataaattataaaaaaaaagtattaaaaaaatttaacctatagcttttttcattttctacatgtgcatatttttagttttttttttttgcagttgatttgttggaaaaaaatccaaatattgttatttgtctgctaactacaggatcataaaatttccaaacgtttaattactattgacaatttatttctaattatatattttattgtctcaatcccatttattaattatttgttaattttaaggccattctcagacagtgctccccatttataaaaaattttcaatgactttccactgtcataagcgtatcaaaatttaattaattatttaaaaaaaaattaaaactttgattgaaaaaaaggacaacgtagaaGTAATTTTGccgagatatagaatttaaaaaaaattacttacaattgataccaattaggagttaaataaattgccgcctacaaaatttgaaaattcaaattaaaaaattaacatgaaGATttcactgaaatttatttaacaaattttaacTCCAATTGATaccaactgtaagtaatttttttgaaattttatatctcggtGAAATTACTTCTACGTtgtcattttttcaattaaagtttcaatttctttttaattaattaattaaattttaatacggttatcACAGTggaaagtcattgcatattttttaaaagtggggggggggggtactGTCTGACAATGCCCTTAATGAtagatataattaaattttacagatGTCAAGGTGTGACATTAATTGTTGTTGCGACAATGATTGCACAGATTTTCATTTGAGTGTATTTTCACACTGttctgatgataaaaaaactaaatatgaCAGTCGTTATTGTTATACCAAAGATTTTATACGTAAAAATAATACCGACTTTATTTTAGAACGTATtgctgataatttattttgtatatcACATGACAACTTACCACCAGTTTATAGTAAAAGTAGTGCaattgtaagtattttttatatttttatatcaatccaaaaaaaaaaaaaaaaataaaatagatattataaataaatatttaaattattattatttaagaaaattggaaataGACCAGAATTCGATGATATATTTAAAGAATTGGAGTCTAAATTCACGTGGCTGCAAGAACTTGATGTgcctttaaattttaatacaagcAATCCATATAAAGTTGGTGACACTTTATGGACAGTTAAATCCAAATCTTACAAACCACTAGGTATTCTTAAttcttgtaaataataaatgataattttcttttaataaattaaataatttatttagtcaTAAAATGTATCAACTGATATTTCAGAAGTACCTATAAAAGGATTTACAAGTCATTGTTCATTCCGGAAAAGTTTGATCTATCTGGCAGACTCAAAATCTCACTGTTTGCAagctaaattaaatattaataacacgGATATTTTTACTGAAACTTATAATAACTTTACAGTTATATCGTCgccaatatttttaaatacaacttCGTACATCTCATCATTAAATCAGGtgactaatattttttaaatttaattatttattaatctaattttaaatcgtgaattaatttatctacTAGTAGAGTAGAAGTAATGTGTTTGGCcacttagaaatttaaaataaaaaaaaaaaaaaaaataaaataaaatacgaaatgacacaattaattttttagatgtgttcgaaaaaacttttatcacactattacgtgtacctgaagatcggaacgtttttcgtgaaatgaaattaaaaaacaaaacgagacgtaaaaaatctactggattcaaatttttgaaatgtcttA carries:
- the LOC130666306 gene encoding B9 domain-containing protein 2: MAELHIFGRIESAENFKKSILFCKWSFHTGSGWKLINGNSEGQTQECRDLYRKKLAWDHPIDLHYTTHTIQGSPKLLLQIFSRDNYGRILFTAYGTCSVPLIPGFHQITCHTWKPIGNWQDRLRDKFLGMTLQLKTPSLLANSTDRFELLTETEGSVNINFQIMNRNFSKFGCLL